The sequence below is a genomic window from Halosolutus gelatinilyticus.
GTGCTCGTCGCTCCCGGGTCCTGGTGACCGACCGATCGCCAGCCGAGGTAGGAGGCGCGGCCCTTTCGCGCGCGAAGCGGCGTCGTGAACTCGACGCCGCGGCGGGCGGCGTCGACGGCCTTGCCGAGCGCCTCGACCGGCTCACAGTCGTCGACTTCGATCGACTTCTTGTAGGTGTGGACGGCAGGGGTGAGCGCGTCGAGCATCGTCTTGTCGCCCACCGAGGCTTTGCCCCGCTCTTCGACCGTCTCGAGGTAGCGTTCGGCGAACGCAACCGTCGACTCGGCGGTGATCCCGTCTTCGAGTTCCTGGCTCGCCTTCATCAGCGACCCGCCGTAGAGCGGCCCGGAGGCGCCGCCGACCGCGGAGACGAGCGCGGTTCCGGTCGTCTTGACGAGCGTCGCGGGGCCGCCGTCGGTCTCCTCGACGCGCTCGAGCGCGGTCTGGAAGCCTCGATCCATGTTGGCGCCGTGGTCCGCGTCGCCGATCGCGGAGTCGAGATCGGTCAGGTGCGTCTTCTCGTCGGCGAGTCGATTCGCGATCGTCGCGACCGCCTCGCGGACGGCCTCGGACTGGGTCTCAAGGTCCTGCCTGTCGTCGCTCATCTATCAGTCGACCACCGTTAGGCCGGGCGTCTCCGCCGGGTACGCGAGGAGTTCCTTGAGTTCGTCGTCGAGTTCGAGCACCGTGATCGAACAGCCCATCATGTCGAGCGACGTCATGTAATCGCCGACCCGAGCGTCCCACGTCTCGAGGCCGCGATCGTCGAGAATCTCCTGAAGGCGGCGGTTGACGACGTACAGTTCCATCAGCGGGGTGCCGCCCATGCCGTTGACCATGGTCGCGACCTCCGTCCCCGCGTCGAGGTCGAGGTCCTCGAGGACGGCCTCGGTGAGGTGGTCGGTGATCTCGTCCGCGGACATGTGCTCGGTGCGCTGGGTCCCCGGCTCGCCGTGGATGCCGATCCCGAGTTCGATCTCGTCGTCGCCGAGGTCGAACGTCGGCTCTCCTTTGTCGGGGGTGACACAGGACGTCAGCGCCATTCCCATCGTGCCGACGTTCTCGTTCGCCTTCTCGGCGACGCGTTTTACCTCCGCCAGGTCGCCGCCCCGGTGGGCCATCGCGCCGGCGATCTTGTGGACGAAGACCGTCCCGGCGACGCCGCGACGGCCGGAGGTGTACAGCGAGTCCTCGACCGCGACGTCGTCGTTGGTGACGACGTACTCGACCTCGGTGTCGGCCTCCATCTCGGCCATCTCCATGGCCGTCTCGAAGTTCATCACGTCTCCCTCGTAGTTCTTGACGACGCAGAAGACGCCCTCGCCGCCGTCGCAGGCCTGGACCATCTCGCTCAACTGGTCGGCGGTGGGCGACGTGAACACCGCTCCGGCGGCCGCGCCGTCGAGCATTCCGTCGCCGATGTAGCCGGCGTGGGTCGGCTCGTGGCCGCTGCCGCCGCCCGAGACGATGCCGACTTTCCCCTCGACCGGCGCGTCGCTCCGTACGACGACCTCAGTGCCGTCGAGTCGTCGCAGATCGTGAGCCGTGAGCATCCCCTCTAGCATCTCGTCGACGACGTTCTCGGGATCGTTAATGAGCTTCTTCATGTTCCCAACTGAGGTGTGGTCACATAGCAAGATAACGTTTGCTCGTAACAACGGCGACCGAGAGGAGCGGTGCAGGCCCGACGATCGGCTCAGACCGGGAGCGGTATCCAGCCTGACGACGGGAAGACGCCGACCAGGGCGAGGAGGGCGATGAGGAACGTCGTCATCACGATGCTAGTCGCGGGTGGGTCCCAGTGGGTGTCGCCGTGCATGTAGAAGATCCGCTGGGACAGCTCGCCGAGCAGGCCGCCGAGGATGCCGAAGACGGCGCCCAGGGCGATCGCTTCGAGCAACAGAAGTTCGGCCTGGGCGGTGCTCGGGGTCGCGTCGGCTAGCGTGAGTCCAGCGTAGGCCATCGGTGCCGTGGCCGCCGGGAGCATGACGTGGTGCGTGACAGGAACCGGCACCTGAAAGATGGCGTAATCTTCGGTGATGCTCAGGTTCAGGAAGATCAGACTGGCGGCGCTGATCCCGAACGCAAGGAAGGCTGCCGGTCGCCCAGAACGTGAGTCCGCCGAGGACCCCGAAGGCGATCCGGTGTGCGAGCGCCGAGACCGGTGATAGTCTCGATCCGACGGACGAGCAACGCGATCGACTCGCCGATCCGATCGAACCCGCTCGGCGTCGATCCCGAAAATGGGGGGTTCGCCGATCGGTTCCTCCAACGTTTTCACGACGCCGTTGTGGGACTCGAGAGCGCGCTCGCGTACCTGGGCCAGAAAATCCTACAGATGGCGATGTTCGATCGGTTCGACCTCGACGGGTCGGCGTAGGCGAATACCCGGTGCCGGTACCTCGATCGCACCCATCGGTGAGCTCGCGCTGCGCCGTCGAAACCGTCGGCGCCGGCCCTGCCTGTTCCGCGCCAACCTATTTTTGCCTTCTCGGTGCCAGGTTCCCCATGGCCGATACCACCAGCACCACGGACGAGGTCACCCGCGACGAAGCGGCGGATCTCCTGCAAGAGGTCGCGCGCGAACTCCGCGGCGAGGGACCGGCGGACGTTCACGTCGGAAACAAGACGCTGCGCCTGTTGCCCGCGTCGATCGTCGAGTACGGCATCGAGGTCGAGGAACGATCGCCGATGCTCGGCGGCGATCGCGAGGAGATCACGCTCTCACTCGGCTGGGAGGTCGAGAACGCCGAGGATTGAATCTCAATTCGGTCCGACACCGGTAGGACTAATCCGTCGGCATCCCCAGTGCCGGCCATGCGACTGGCGAGAATCGCGACTGACGACGGCCCGGTCGTCGGTCGGTACGAAGACGGCGTCGTTCACGCCGACGATGGAACGTACGAGATCGACGAGAGCCGTCTTCTGCCGCCCTGCGAACCCTCGGCGCTGTACTGCGTCGGCCGGAACTACGCGGCGACACTCGACCAGATGGCGTACGAGCGACCGGAGGAACCCGACTTCTTCATCAAGCCGCCGGCCTCGTTGCTCGGCCACGGCGACCCGATCCCCTACCCGAACTTTACCGACGAACTGACCTACGCCGGCGAACTCGCGGCCGTCATCGACGAACCTTGTCACGACGTCCCCGAAGACGAGGTTACCGACGTCGTCCGCGGCTACACGATCATGAACGACGTGGACGCGCTCGACCAGCAGGGTCGCACCGCACGAAAGGCCTTCGACGGCTCCGGTCCGCTCGGCCCCTGGATCGAAACCGACGTCGATCCGACGGCGATCGAGATGCGAACCGACGTCGCCGGCGAGCGGCGACAGGAAGCGAACACCGAACTGATGCTGTTCGATCCGTACGAAATCGTCTCGTACCTCTCGAAGCGGTTCACGTTCCGATCGGGCGACGTCGTCGCGTTCGGCAGTCCGGCGAACCCCGGCCTGATCGAACACGGCGACGCCGTCGAGATCACGTACGAGGGGCTCGGAACCCTGCGGAACACCGTGGTCGAGTCGATCGAATAGGGGCGATCGGTGCCCGAATCGCCGAGAACCGTGAACGCCGCCCGAGCCGTCAACCTATTCAATCCGGGACAGCGCTAGCCCCTTCGTGGTGTCCGCGTCCGAAAACGGCATCTTGAGCGGCGGATCGTCTACTATCGATTCCCAAGTCCCGATATCCGATCTCACAGGCGATTCCGTGGAATACTACTCCGAGACCTGGCCGTTCGCTACCGGTCCTTATTCCCCGTCGTTCGAACCCGACGGCGGTGATTCGAGTTCCTCGACACGGCGTTCGAGTTCGTCGATCCGGTACAGTATCGTCGCGAGGATCATGACGGAAAACCACCCGAGGACGATCCCCAGTGGTCCCGCGAGCAGGTATCCGACCCCAAAT
It includes:
- a CDS encoding amphi-Trp domain-containing protein gives rise to the protein MADTTSTTDEVTRDEAADLLQEVARELRGEGPADVHVGNKTLRLLPASIVEYGIEVEERSPMLGGDREEITLSLGWEVENAED
- the dhaL gene encoding dihydroxyacetone kinase subunit DhaL; amino-acid sequence: MSDDRQDLETQSEAVREAVATIANRLADEKTHLTDLDSAIGDADHGANMDRGFQTALERVEETDGGPATLVKTTGTALVSAVGGASGPLYGGSLMKASQELEDGITAESTVAFAERYLETVEERGKASVGDKTMLDALTPAVHTYKKSIEVDDCEPVEALGKAVDAARRGVEFTTPLRARKGRASYLGWRSVGHQDPGATSTLYLLEELLDVATEYADATVEIDAEANVDPGAVDDPEGDIEDARADGDE
- the dhaK gene encoding dihydroxyacetone kinase subunit DhaK; translation: MKKLINDPENVVDEMLEGMLTAHDLRRLDGTEVVVRSDAPVEGKVGIVSGGGSGHEPTHAGYIGDGMLDGAAAGAVFTSPTADQLSEMVQACDGGEGVFCVVKNYEGDVMNFETAMEMAEMEADTEVEYVVTNDDVAVEDSLYTSGRRGVAGTVFVHKIAGAMAHRGGDLAEVKRVAEKANENVGTMGMALTSCVTPDKGEPTFDLGDDEIELGIGIHGEPGTQRTEHMSADEITDHLTEAVLEDLDLDAGTEVATMVNGMGGTPLMELYVVNRRLQEILDDRGLETWDARVGDYMTSLDMMGCSITVLELDDELKELLAYPAETPGLTVVD
- a CDS encoding fumarylacetoacetate hydrolase family protein; translation: MRLARIATDDGPVVGRYEDGVVHADDGTYEIDESRLLPPCEPSALYCVGRNYAATLDQMAYERPEEPDFFIKPPASLLGHGDPIPYPNFTDELTYAGELAAVIDEPCHDVPEDEVTDVVRGYTIMNDVDALDQQGRTARKAFDGSGPLGPWIETDVDPTAIEMRTDVAGERRQEANTELMLFDPYEIVSYLSKRFTFRSGDVVAFGSPANPGLIEHGDAVEITYEGLGTLRNTVVESIE